One Candidatus Nitrotoga arctica genomic window, CCGCAGATTGCAGTGGTCTGTTCCCGGCACATCGAACACTGCCAGTAATGCAGTCCCTTGCGCTCGAAGGTGCTATGGTGCGTACCGCCCGCACTTCGGACAAACAAACCCGGCAGGCCAGCGCGAAGCAACCAATGCTGCGTAGCATTTATCCTCCGTTCCGTAATTTTCCATGAATCCAGTCATCGACAGACCTTTTTGAAACTGAATCTTGTTGATCCCCATCGCGCATCTCCTCTTGTCGGTATGCGCTTATTATCCGCCTCTACAGGCTCACCACATGAGCCTGTAGAGTTTCGTGGCTAATCAGGAACTCTCATGAAATCGTCGATTGCCCACACTAACCTTTAGAATAATCTAAACTTGATTCCAACACGCTTATACAACCCGTAAATTTTATATCACTCACTGGTGAGCTACTTATATTTTTAATATGCGCTCCTCTTATCTCACCCTTTAAGAAGGTCCAATATAAAGACAGCTCGCCACTCTAAATTCACTTATACAAACTGTACTTTACAATAAAGTTCACTAAATGCAGAAAAAAATAATCGTCATTTTTCCAAGCGTAAATAAGCAAATCATCCTTTCAGCCTATCCGTTTAACATGTTATATTGATGAAGTTGCTAAAAGCAGATAACATCACCCCGAGTAATATAAATAATGTTTTTTATCTATACATTTCAAGGAGAAAAACTATGCGCATACTTAAACCACTAATAATATCGTTTTTTTTGGGTAGCTACGTTCCAGTCGTTGTAGCAGCTGATGCTTCAGTAACGATTTCATCACCCATTGATGGAGCAAAAATAAGTAAAAAATCGAAAATCGAAGTTTCCTACGAGGTAGCACCCGGTCCGAATGGCGATCATGTACATTTATACTTGGATGACAAGGAAGCGGTGGTAATACGCAAACTAAAAAGTACCTACACAGTAGAACCGCTGGATCCGGGAAAACACACCATATGCATCAAAATAGTTAACAAGGGGCATACTCCCATTGGAAGCCAAGCATGCACCAACATTAACGTAATCTAACAGCATGATCGTTATGGAAAACCTGAACTACGCCGTAGTACAGGTGGTGCATAATTTCGGTGCCGTTGCTGTTATGGGCGGCGCCGCATTTGCATTATATCCAGGAACAACTGCTCTACACCGCAAACTTGCTTGGCTAGTTGGATTCGGATGGATAACTCAAGCAATGAGCGGCATGAGCTTTGCTGCAGTCAGCTATCATTACTACGACAAACTTCCAGACATCCATGGCATTGCTATGGCTGCGTTGCTTATTAAAATGTTATGTGCAGTCTCCGGGGTGAGCATCGTCATAATTTACCTACGCTATTCTACTACTCTGACCATAGAGCGTCGACATTTCGCATGGCAACTGCTCGCAATGCTTGGTCTAACAGCATTGACCGCAGCGGCCTTTTTACGCTGGTTTTCTTAACCCATCTTTAACACCCTACCTATGAGAAACTCAAGTCATACATTGAGTAAACAATATATCAAGCCCAACATTACGTTCGGCAACTCGATAGGTAAGCCGAAGAAACCTTGATAATGAAGCAGCACGGCATTTGCAAGGCACGCGTTCGATGTTTCTTCAAAACCATTTTTAACCGATCAAAAAGACTCCTTGAACTCCTTAGAATATACCTCTTAAAACTCAAACCTCGATTGAATATACTTCCAAGAAGTATATTCATGGCTAATATTTTATGAATAAAAAAAAGCCGGACAGGTCCGGCGATACATCCTTATTTATTCGTATTATTTTGTTTCAGCTTCAACCGGTTGAGTTACCGACGGCCGATCTAGCAACTCTATCAGCGCCATTGGTGCATTGTCTCCTTTACGAAAACCAAATTTCAGGATACGTGAATAACCTCCATTTCGAGTTGCATAACGTGGACCAAGCTCATCGAACAGCTTAGTAACCATTTCACGGTCGCGCAACCGCGCAAATGCCAAGCGGCGGTTAGCCAAACTAGGATTCTTACCCAAAGTCAAGATCGGCTCAGCTACACGACGTAGTTCCTTTGCCTTAGGCAGCGTAGTTTTTATAACTTCATGACGCAGCAAAGAAGCTATCATATTGCGCAGCATTGCCAAACGATGACTGCTGGTACGATTAAGTTTTCTTAGTCCTAAACGGTGACGCATAATTATCCTTTCTTACTTCTCAATAGTCACTGGCCAATTTTCCAATTTCATTCCCAATGATAGACCATGCTCAGCCAGCACCTGCTTGATTTCATTCAAAGATTTACGGCCCAAGTTAGGGGTACGTAGCAAATCATTTTCAGTGTTCTGAATTAAATCTCCGACATAATGAATGCTTTGTGCCTTAAGACAATTGGATGAACGTGGAGTCAGCTCCAAATCGTCTACTGGACGCAACAGCATAGGGTCAACCTTAGGGGTTTGTGGCTTTTCCACAGGCGCTGGCGTGCCTTCCAATGCAGCAAATACTGAAAACTGTTCAACTAATATACGGGCCGCATAACGAATGGCTTCTTCAGGGTCAATAGCACCATTAGTTTCAATTTCCATTATCAGTTTGTCTAAATCGGTGCGCTGTTCCACACGAGCACTTTCAACCGCATAGCTAACCCGGCTCACCGGGCTAAAAGAGGCATCAAGAGCGATATGTCCAACTGCACGACTTTCAAGCGGAGACTGACGAGCAATGGCTGATACATAGCCGCGACCTTGCTCGACCTTAATTTCCATATCTAACTTACCGCCCGCAGTCAGATGGGCAATGACGTGAGAAGGATTAATCACCTCAGTGTCAGCATCGACGATGATATCACCTGCCGTCACCACACCTACACCTTCTTTCTTCAGAGTCAGCATCACTACATTAGCATTATGGAGCTTAAGCACTACGCCCTTTAAGTTAAGCAAGATTTCAACTACATCTTCCTGCACGCCATCAATAGAAGAGTATTCATGTAGCACACTGGCAATTTTGACCTCGGTAGGAGCATAGCCGGGCATGGAAGACAACAATATGCGGCGCAAGGCATTACCAAGTGTATGCCCATAACCACGTTCAAAAGGCTCCATCACAATTTTAGCCTGCATGCTGGAAATTCTTTGCACTTCGATAATGCGGGGTTTCAGAAAATCATTGTTATGCATATCCGACTCCGCATGAATTACTTGGAATACAACTCGACAATAAGATGTTCGTTAATAGACGCAGGCAACTCAGAGCGTTGAGGCTTAGACTTATATGTGCCCTTCATAGCCTTAGAGTCAACCTCAACCCATTCCGGAAAACCGCGTTGCTCGGCTGCTTGCAATGCCGCCTTAACGCGCAACTGCATCTTAGCGTTGTCTGCTATCTCGACCACATCACCAGTACGAACCTGATAAGACGGTATATTGACACGTTTGCCATTCACCAAGATACCATTGTGGCGGACTACTTGACGCGCCTCGGAACGAGATGCACCGAAACCCATGCGATAAGACACATTATCCAAGCGTGATTCCAGCAACTGCAATAAATTTTCACCAGTAATGCCGCGCTGTATTTCTGCAGAGCGATAGGTCAAACGAAATTGATGCTCGAGCATGCCGTAAATACGACGAACTTTTT contains:
- a CDS encoding DNA-directed RNA polymerase subunit alpha, with translation MHNNDFLKPRIIEVQRISSMQAKIVMEPFERGYGHTLGNALRRILLSSMPGYAPTEVKIASVLHEYSSIDGVQEDVVEILLNLKGVVLKLHNANVVMLTLKKEGVGVVTAGDIIVDADTEVINPSHVIAHLTAGGKLDMEIKVEQGRGYVSAIARQSPLESRAVGHIALDASFSPVSRVSYAVESARVEQRTDLDKLIMEIETNGAIDPEEAIRYAARILVEQFSVFAALEGTPAPVEKPQTPKVDPMLLRPVDDLELTPRSSNCLKAQSIHYVGDLIQNTENDLLRTPNLGRKSLNEIKQVLAEHGLSLGMKLENWPVTIEK
- the rplQ gene encoding 50S ribosomal protein L17, which translates into the protein MRHRLGLRKLNRTSSHRLAMLRNMIASLLRHEVIKTTLPKAKELRRVAEPILTLGKNPSLANRRLAFARLRDREMVTKLFDELGPRYATRNGGYSRILKFGFRKGDNAPMALIELLDRPSVTQPVEAETK
- the rpsD gene encoding 30S ribosomal protein S4, which translates into the protein MARNLDPKCRQCRREGEKLFLKGEKCFTDKCGVERRAYPPGQHGQKKNSRLSDYGGQLREKQKVRRIYGMLEHQFRLTYRSAEIQRGITGENLLQLLESRLDNVSYRMGFGASRSEARQVVRHNGILVNGKRVNIPSYQVRTGDVVEIADNAKMQLRVKAALQAAEQRGFPEWVEVDSKAMKGTYKSKPQRSELPASINEHLIVELYSK